A genome region from Dolichospermum compactum NIES-806 includes the following:
- the gvpC gene encoding gas vesicle protein GvpC, whose product MTALIPKIRQERQSIVEAVAQLFQDTNQFLSATTAKRNAQAKQQAEELQAFRKQVEQTSQEFLAQAAQERIAQAQKQAEELQAFRKQLEQTSQEFLVATAQERIAQAQKQAEELQAFRKQLEQTSQEFLAETAQERISKAQKQAEELQAFRKQLEQTSQEFLAETAQERISKAQKQAKELQAFRQDLFVSIFGISSR is encoded by the coding sequence ATGACCGCTTTAATACCAAAAATTCGCCAAGAACGTCAGTCAATAGTTGAAGCAGTAGCTCAACTATTTCAAGATACTAATCAATTCTTGTCTGCTACAACAGCGAAAAGAAACGCCCAAGCTAAACAGCAAGCAGAAGAACTACAAGCGTTCCGTAAGCAAGTTGAGCAAACTAGCCAAGAATTTTTAGCACAAGCTGCTCAAGAACGCATTGCTCAAGCTCAAAAACAAGCAGAAGAACTACAAGCGTTCCGTAAGCAACTTGAGCAAACCAGCCAAGAATTTTTAGTAGCAACTGCCCAAGAACGCATTGCTCAAGCTCAAAAACAAGCAGAAGAACTACAAGCGTTCCGTAAGCAACTTGAGCAAACCAGCCAAGAATTTTTAGCAGAAACTGCCCAAGAACGCATTTCTAAAGCTCAAAAACAGGCAGAAGAACTACAAGCGTTCCGTAAGCAACTTGAGCAAACCAGCCAAGAATTTTTAGCAGAAACTGCCCAAGAACGCATTTCTAAAGCTCAAAAACAAGCAAAAGAACTGCAAGCATTCCGTCAGGATTTGTTTGTAAGTATTTTTGGTATTTCCAGCCGTTAA